GTTGTAATGTTCTAGAGGCTGCTAACATTGTACGAGTGTgccatatattttatttttatattaaagtctCTACCATATTAACtatttttaaacatgtatttattcaattctcatttattaatttttataCTGCCAAATGAAATCTAATTTTGTATTGATGCATAGTGACGATAAagtatcgatctatctatctaaagaCATACTAGTCGTGAAAAAAGCCAGTAGTTAatggttttttatttatataacgcttttctagtcttgatgacctctCTAAGTGCGTTAAattacagtttgccattcacacactcattcatacagtgcaactATTAGCATCACTTTAATTTTCTATAAGGGGCAATTCGGGGTTGAGCATCTTGCCCATGGACACTACAGCATGCAGATGGAAAGACTTGGATCAAACTTcagaccttctggttggaggacgaacGCTCTACCACTCAGTTCCACACTATTAAAATAATTCTTCTTGGTTTGAGTGTTAATTTAAGGGGAATGAAATTCATCTCATAACAACTTCCCAGGAGTTAACTGTTGGGGGGATTTTAATGTGAATGTATGATGAATGTGAAATTTGTGAAGTGAAAAATGGCCAAACATTGTGCATCTTCCTTCAAGCATTCAAAACAAGCACTTAATCAGAACAAAAGTAAATGTGCTTCATTTATTGTACACAGGAGCACATTTAGGCCTTTACCAGCTTCAACTAAAATGCTGACAAAAAGACATACATGTATAAAACAACTTACATTTTCTAAATAGAACAATAAAAAAGTAGTAGTATAATAGTTGGCAGAATTAGCAGCTTTTTTACCTTACTCcatttatatttcagttttaagCCTTAAGGGAAAATATACACAGTAACATACACAGTAACATGTATAAAAGCATTGTCCTGATGCTATTAAGCTCCAAATGTTAATCTCCAATGTGTTTTACTTTATGCTTTTAAAagcataaatattcagtcaaGTCAAGCTACTTTATTCATACACCACAGACTATACTTGAATAGTAAAGCAAAACCAGCCCAATGAGACAACTTGATCTAACCAAGCAGGAACAATTGCTGGTAGGAAAATACAGTTTACATGTATGATTCCACTTAATTTTGCCCATACTGATACTGGTTGTATGTTAATCATCACAGACCAACAACTCAAGTTACCTCGAAACATTTGAGTAAATCTCTGCAATAAAGGTGATGTTCTTACTACAACTTCTTGAAAGGTGTTCTGTGTGGTTGTCTCACTAACAAACTGTTCCAATTCAATTTTACAACGCACACCTTGGGTTGTCTTGTCATAAATACATTGTCTTGCTCCATTGTTCTTGGCAAAgctattttgaaaaataaaaaacaaatactgttgTTGCTTGACATTCTAGCCAACTGTCCACATCACATCACCAGCGTGTTCCTGTGTATGCGCAGGATCCTTTCACTGAATTCAAATGTTTGGGTCAGTATCTGTGTCATGCCTCTATGTCCCACAATCCAATGATTTGATTGATCTGGCCCCTTTTATCCTGCATTTACCTAAACTAGATGGAGCTGTCGTACTCTGTCATGAGTTCATATATGGAGGTTTTACCACGTTAAACTCTTTCTTCTCCACttgcaaataataaaacatctacAGTTGACAAGGGTTTTGGGTTATTAAGTAGACGTCTGTTTACACTATGTGTAAACATTAAATAccccactttttctttttctgaggCGGTTAAATGATGTTTCTCCACATTTCACCTCCCAATGTTGTAAATTAATGCGAATTATTAGCACAGGCAGAGACCAATGTGAACACCTAAAGGTGagtgacaggaagaggaaagcGTATTTTTTTTCGATTAAACCGACTGAGTAACGAAGGAAATGTTGACCatatgaacacaaagaaaacaacagaatgtaCAAGTGTAGTAGTGAAGTGCCGGTTGACGCACAGGTTGGGAGGGTTTTGGTCAACATTTGAGAGAATATTGCAGGTGGCTGGCCAAAAGTGACAAAGCAGGTCCCATTAATGTTATAGGATGAATTGCATGCAATTCAGCTCAGTTCTGTGTACCGTAAGGCTTCCTCACCATCAACCTGCCTCGGATGTGTAGCTTTGTAATGGTTCTCTCACAAGTGAGTCTATAACTATTGCTCAGTGAAAccatatttccctttttaaccATAAAACATTGACAATAACATGAAAAATACTGTGCAAGCGAATGTCCAAGTCCTTTCAGGGAGTGAGAGTCTTCTTAGTGGTTGGTTGGACAGACTCAAATGTTGGTCCGATTGAGGGCATGTGGGGACCACTGTGTCATTGTCTTATACAGAATAATGTTCACAGACATTTGTGTGACATCACCAGTCCTCGCTGTTCGATTCGTGACCTTCAACTGGGAGTGATCAGCAGTTTCATAGTGACGTAAGATCCTGGACCTCCAGCAGCATGGCGTCCTGCTCTGTCTTCAGCTGGTCTCTGACCTGGAGGCGACCAACCAGATCTGAGCTCAGGTCTGACATGGACAAATTCaaaattaattcaaaatgtaGTTTGTAGATTTGCCAAAAAATATTTAGGAATAAATGAATGCTATGGTCAActaactttcctttttttctctgtggccAAGGTCTATGACCATTCTTGAATTTTCAgtttacaatttattttactttaatttacttATTTCAACAATAGTTTGGCCTCTGCAGGAATCCACATAGCCATATAACTGTTTTACTTCTTAAAAAATGTTGAGGCAGAAGGCCTCCCACACTGAGTTTGATGAACTTGACTCATCCAAGCCctattcattattatattaaccgagttataaaaaaatctaaagtatTAAAGcttagataaataaaaataagaatcgttggataaatcaataaaaacataatagaTAGGTGCAGCCCtagatcaaatgtaaaaatgctCTTTAGATTAATTTGGCTATAATGATCAAGTAGTTCACAAAAAGTGTTAATTTGGGGTCTTTTCGTACATGTTTAGACCATAAGTAAGATTacaaattctgttgtttttactggGGCTGGAAGATATGACATCAATATCATGATTATTTCAATTGTTAATAATCAATTATTTTATGGAAGCACTTACACTACGGGATTTTGAAATGACCGCTATAGTGATCAATTTGGACCGGAAAAAACATTATCATGGTTATTATCAGtatcattaacatttaaatggtTTCCACTGTAAAATTTGGTTGGATATAATTACTTCCTGTGCCTGCAATTGAGATCATCAATCAGTACACGTTGATTTCCATAGGATTTGCGACTACCCTCATTTCTACTCTTGGGTAAATCTTCAAGCATCTTCCACTGGGTTGGTGTTCACCATTTATTTTGgattcatctttaaaaaatgcCTAAATTCTGGGGGGATGCTGTCCTGGATTTGTGCATGACCTTGACAGACAGAGCATTGGACAAGGCATTATTCATGCTTGGGCACATTTTTTATGCCACATCTTACAGGTGGGTTTAAAATAAAGCTCGCTGAGAGTCCAAACCCAACTGAATGCCCAGAATCTTGTTGATACAAAAACACCTTCAAGTTTTCTTGGGAAGCCTTTCTAGAAACCAATATATGGTCTAAGGTTGCCAAGTGTCCTGGAATTCCAAATTCCTACACAGGTCATCTTATGACTCCACCGTCCATGTTAACGGCAggttttatatcatattttagtGACATTGTGTTCATAGAGAGGTCATTAGCTGTAAATAATACAGCAAGCACATCCACCGGGAAGAATTAGGATATCATTAACGTCTAAATCCacatcttctgtttttttacaaaacagtGATCTATATGtagtatatacatgtatatagtTTGGGTGAAAAACTGTTTGTAAACCATTTTAATGtcataagcaaaacaaaaaaagggaatCATGAAAATAGTGGTTGCTTGGATGAAAAAAAGGCATTACCAAGTGACCAAACATTTCCAAACATTTATGGTCACAGTTGAGTGTAATGACTGTGTGTGGGGCTGTACCTTGTATGGTCTGGCTAAGAGATGAACAAAGACCATTTAGCTCCTTGATACTGACGCTTTGTAAATCACTGCACTCCAAATGTCTCCTCTGGATTATAGGGTCACTATGAGCTGcagtctgaggagaggagaggaggagagctgtgACAAAGACATTCAGGGCTGGAAGACAAAAAAGGGCTGCATCACTACCGTTTCATGGTATGTGCAACTTGGTAACATGAGCCTCACCAGTGTTTTGTGGTCTGTTCTCAGCCTGTCTCGTAGGTTCCTTAGAGTGTTCCTGAAGCCTCTGGATTTTGGTTTCTCTGGCTTGGAGGCAGGCTGAGGATTCTTATGAACCTGAACACTCCCTCTCTTTAAGATTGGGAGGGGACATGGGGTGGGGTTGACTTTATGAATATGATAGATTTTATACTCTTCATTTATAACCCTTTAACACAGCGGTGTAGTGGAGCTCACCTAATCTTAACTGTTAATTCTACtgtcaaaacatgttttagaGGTACTTACCCATGTGTTTGAGCCTTCCTTCTTGCTCCgatctccttccttctcttcctcctcctcctcactttcacTGTTGTTGATGAAGCAGAGCTGAAGATTCATCTGTGTCTGCAGGCTAGAGGATACacatcaataaaatatatatcatatgtTGGTTTTACTCTGGTGGTCGTCTAGGTACATGTGTGACTGACTGATTAGTGTAGGGGGGATTCTATACACAGGTTTCTAGACTGAATAATCAGCTCATAGGGGGGAAAATACACAAAGGCTCCCATTAAATGTCTATCAAGCCACAAGAGGAAATGAATCAGACTGTTAAGAGTTCAACAACtttgcagagaaaaaaacattttctgcgGGAGAGTAGGAATTCGTCTGCTGCTTAGCAATGAAAACCACAGGAAAGGGACACATAAAGTGCCAAATATTTAACACTTTAATACAAAGGTCCCCACAAGTTGTACACAGCAGCTCTATAGTAATAACAATAGGGGGTGAAGCTAAAAAATGTGGCAGAATTGTAACCAGTCCATATGCAAATCAGAGCCTGAAATAGTAGACTTATTTCTCATAACCAGACAAACAAGAAGCTACAATGTCAGGCTAATCTAAAGCCAGTAGGTGGGCACGTAGCTTATGCACAGGGTTGGGAATTCATAGCTGTGCATATGTGAATGTGAGTCGCGCTGCAACTACATCACCAAAACACTAGTGGCGGTAGAATTTCTATGCTGGTGTGGAGTGTCTTCCGGTTTCTGGGGTCTCACTTATGACTGTtgcgtacacacacaaaacggggcctgaaacgtgcATACaccacttctcacgcaaacgttgggatttataaaaaacaacttgGAAGGAGAATCACTGTTTCAAATCactgctgtgaatgtgtgttttccagTAGGCGCACAGTGCGCACAGGAGTTCACTtacaagaaatgaagaaatTTTCCAAATAATATATCCCAGCGTGGAGGTggggatccactgatgtgagggaatcggtccgatgctctgaatgaataaatactgCCATAACAGTGGTGCGGGGCTCTGCGTGAAGTGTGCATggcatgcgaatggaaggatgaggaggaaacgaGGGTTCAGCGAggtctgatcagctgataaaGATTATATTGATcggtgaattttttttaaacttcagtcTCCGTTCTTTCTATCGTCTTCACTCTCACAGACTGTGTTATCCACATCAGCGGcagagtatcagtgtatttattttagCGTTCAGGTGTGCGTGCGCACGGTTTTATCAATCGGAATATTCTTTTGCGTACACCATTTCCGGCTTTTGTGCGTACatacacttttagtatgaatcctttgcactgttttataaatgagactCCTGGTCTGATTATCTACAAATTCTCTGGCATCTCTGTTTGCTTCATAGCAATGGCAAGTGTTACTaagcggatcgtgttggagcTGGTAGATGTTGAAGAGAAATTTCTTTTTCTAAAAATAACTGCTactaagaaaaaaaagatgtcagTCATGTTGTTGTATGTATGGGGTGTTTGCaatattttacttattttaacATGTTATGTCCATTTTAATGTTGTGATTGACACAGTTGGTGCTGCTATGTAACTAGTTTTGTAAATATGGAAGCATATGTCCACAGAATTTGAgtccaaaacaaataaagtacaTTGTGTCACTTCGACACGTAGTTATATTTTTGGAGCGGTGCATGTCAGGGTAGGGCTCTGCGTAGAGTAC
This sequence is a window from Platichthys flesus chromosome 24, fPlaFle2.1, whole genome shotgun sequence. Protein-coding genes within it:
- the si:dkey-6n21.12 gene encoding schwannomin-interacting protein 1, producing the protein MEGEKERQRQQREEKESNEAEDDRKSGDETDNREEDDEDSEGAALVWQEGYGEDNLGLPIMHWEALSLRIAELEKQEEEKKEKRAKNGVSLERGRAPVSWTEERGRRAESWEDGDDACNSHVLALTSRLQTQMNLQLCFINNSESEEEEEEKEGDRSKKEGSNTWRGSVQVHKNPQPASKPEKPKSRGFRNTLRNLRDRLRTDHKTLTAAHSDPIIQRRHLECSDLQSVSIKELNGLCSSLSQTIQDLSSDLVGRLQVRDQLKTEQDAMLLEVQDLTSL